A stretch of the Bacillus anthracis str. Vollum genome encodes the following:
- a CDS encoding SPP1 phage holin family protein, translated as MLQKENLSDIIRLLAGFLLSLKLLFNSFGINFITNDQIDAIVNVASFLFILYFGFKNNYVGKKGIEQKKVLKKHNLH; from the coding sequence ATGCTACAAAAAGAAAATCTATCAGATATTATACGTTTACTAGCGGGCTTTCTATTATCCTTAAAATTACTATTCAATTCTTTCGGAATAAACTTTATTACAAACGATCAAATCGATGCTATTGTGAATGTTGCTTCATTTTTATTTATTCTATACTTTGGCTTCAAAAATAACTATGTAGGAAAAAAAGGAATAGAACAAAAGAAAGTACTCAAAAAGCACAATCTTCACTAA
- a CDS encoding diguanylate cyclase domain-containing protein — protein sequence MKHKGKISGLLLGNTVAVTEWIALQDVITKLDSRSFYTVFIIYILQMILSYYFGHWYDKKASEQVDMEVGGMASNDFVVDFFKKVAALTERDSHNITVYILSVKEWKELKETVQEKKMEVLIQKLESTIVKTIRKGDVVTRWDENKYVIVAIDNGHEKSTITNRLMKNIESEIENGLLSMTLLFGAASYPIEGKAFEELLRKAQNQLYQNRNL from the coding sequence ATGAAACATAAAGGGAAAATTAGTGGATTACTACTTGGGAATACAGTGGCAGTTACAGAATGGATTGCGCTTCAGGATGTAATTACAAAACTGGATTCACGATCATTTTATACCGTCTTTATTATTTATATATTGCAAATGATACTCAGCTATTATTTTGGACATTGGTATGATAAAAAAGCGAGTGAGCAGGTGGATATGGAAGTAGGAGGAATGGCAAGTAATGATTTTGTAGTTGATTTTTTTAAGAAAGTAGCTGCTTTAACAGAACGGGATTCTCATAATATTACAGTGTATATTCTTTCTGTGAAAGAATGGAAAGAACTAAAAGAAACAGTGCAAGAAAAGAAAATGGAGGTGTTAATACAGAAACTGGAGAGTACAATTGTAAAGACAATTCGCAAAGGGGATGTTGTTACTAGGTGGGATGAAAATAAGTATGTGATTGTGGCGATTGATAACGGACATGAAAAGTCGACAATAACAAACCGGTTAATGAAAAATATTGAAAGTGAAATAGAGAATGGCTTGTTAAGTATGACGCTATTATTTGGAGCTGCTAGTTATCCAATAGAAGGAAAAGCTTTTGAAGAATTGTTAAGAAAAGCACAAAATCAATTGTATCAGAATAGAAATTTGTAA
- a CDS encoding YkyA family protein gives MLKYSKLAIVTALSMTLLAGCFGPKPEEELYVAFENAAKQEKTMFEDAKKLETLEKEGQELYNQIVQEGKDNNQTVKEKLNQAVKNTDEREKVLKKEKESLNKAQEEVKSADKYVKKIEDKKLKDQADKVKSTYEKRHDSFNKMYDSYNKSLKQEKELYTMLQDKGTKLKDISEKVKVVNQSYKDIDSEKDKFNEFTKSYNTEKIAFYKQANIKIKEEKK, from the coding sequence ATGTTGAAATATAGTAAATTAGCAATTGTAACTGCATTATCAATGACTTTACTAGCCGGTTGTTTCGGACCAAAACCAGAAGAGGAATTATATGTTGCGTTTGAAAATGCTGCAAAGCAAGAAAAAACAATGTTTGAAGATGCAAAAAAACTTGAAACTTTAGAGAAAGAGGGACAAGAGTTATATAACCAGATTGTTCAAGAAGGAAAAGATAATAATCAAACTGTTAAGGAAAAACTGAACCAAGCAGTGAAAAATACAGATGAACGAGAAAAAGTGCTTAAAAAAGAAAAAGAATCTTTAAATAAGGCGCAAGAAGAAGTGAAATCAGCAGATAAATATGTGAAGAAAATTGAAGATAAGAAATTGAAAGATCAAGCGGATAAAGTAAAAAGTACATATGAGAAACGACATGATTCATTTAATAAAATGTATGACAGCTATAATAAATCGTTAAAACAAGAAAAAGAATTATATACAATGTTACAAGATAAAGGTACAAAATTAAAAGATATTAGTGAAAAAGTAAAAGTAGTAAATCAATCTTATAAGGATATTGATTCAGAAAAAGATAAGTTTAATGAATTCACGAAATCTTATAATACAGAAAAAATAGCTTTTTATAAACAAGCCAATATTAAAATTAAAGAAGAGAAAAAATAA
- a CDS encoding YkyB family protein: protein MKPSQPQSQLQNQHSINRLAQSIFVVNRHAKAATNPKYLYWLKKTALERLITEKKAIKEGLHFSRNPRFSQQQSDVLIRLGDYFFHIPPTKEDFRILPHLGHLESSYRNPKTTLSLTVAKKTLQDYIGPEALKQEKKLSEPVPWYSRTYTKK from the coding sequence ATGAAACCTTCACAACCACAATCTCAATTACAAAACCAACATTCTATTAATCGACTAGCTCAATCTATTTTCGTTGTGAATCGTCATGCTAAAGCTGCAACTAATCCGAAGTATTTATACTGGTTAAAAAAAACAGCTTTAGAACGCTTAATTACTGAAAAAAAAGCTATTAAAGAAGGATTACATTTCTCAAGAAATCCACGTTTTAGCCAACAACAATCTGATGTTCTTATACGTTTAGGTGATTACTTTTTCCATATTCCTCCTACAAAAGAAGATTTTCGAATCCTACCACATCTCGGTCATCTTGAATCCTCCTATCGAAATCCGAAAACAACCTTATCTTTAACAGTAGCAAAAAAAACACTTCAAGATTATATTGGTCCTGAAGCGCTAAAACAAGAAAAAAAATTAAGTGAACCTGTTCCATGGTATAGTCGTACTTATACAAAAAAATAA